From the Elaeis guineensis isolate ETL-2024a chromosome 16, EG11, whole genome shotgun sequence genome, the window taagtttggatttcgaattctatgagatagagttttagaaatccaaaactctttcattttgcaccgaatttatccaaatttttttggaatttttgtggcttttaggtatacattgtgcacccttttctcgtgatccatgcacgaaaatatggaggaggtgctcaagagttgggcgtccctttacttgccatgtttggataagccttgactaggtgtttgacctagataaggactctatcatatctctctatgtaagatgagtttctttgtgaaattttaaaaggagatatatatttaagagtcctttctgccatccaaaaatcagagagaatacctttgggttatggagatataaaagatacaagttagggcatttagagagaaaaatgtgaaNNNNNNNNNNNNNNNNNNNNNNNNNNNNNNNNNNNNNNNNNNNNNNNNNNNNNNNNNNNNNNNNNNNNNNNNNNNNNNNNNNNNNNNNNNNNNNNNNNNNCgatcggggagtcgcctttcagtttggcctatgggacggaggcaatgatactgctcgagatcgggctgccatcaactagggtcgagcagtatcaagagccgaacaactctgattgccggagagccgacctagaccttctctccgagcttcggagcgaggctcaacttcgcatggcttcataccgacagagagtagcccgatattacaatgccaaggtcaagccaaagctcttcaggcctggggacttggtcctaagaaaggcagaagtctcgaagcccctagaccaagggaagctagctccgaattgggaagggccctacatggtagcggacacctacggaccaagggcttaccgactggaaactctagaaggaaaacccattccccggacctggaatgctgacaacctgaagttgtatcaccaatgaactttgtacctgttcattcggaatacaaatccagtttcaaaTTGTGGAGTTTTCACTCTTCGACTGATGATCGGCATTCGCCAAGAAGGTCGAGCCCCGACGTCCCGACTCGGGCTTAATGTCCACATGGAGCCgacggcccgatcgccgacgaTGTATCGGATGCTTACAAGGGCCGAATCATCCATGAGAAtgggagttaacactccttctacggtcaaaGTTTTGGGCCAAACGATCGGCCGACTTGCCGactgggccccgaccaaagaaaggcaaaatgtctgcgcgaccgccgtcgcgacttaccgactgagctacggtcggtcgaaggatattcggcttaccaccgtctatcacacgatgcgACCACGATCGTATTCATGACTCACTGATCGAGCTACAGCcggtcgaaagatattcggcttaccaccatatATCATGTGGCACAGTGTaagtacccgacacaagggtatcgagATTCGACTTATCATCGCTCCCCCGACTAAACGCACCGGACGACATCCGACTGAATGCGTCGGAAGAGACCCGACTGCCAAGTCCcatccggcagtcggtcggctttcgactcGATAAAGTGTGCCCAACTCACAGTCGGGCGAAGGACGCCCGACTCACAGTTGGGTGAAGGATGCCCGACTTAGgccctcgaccatcgaaaggccgatccaaggtcgggacttgttctaccttcgtggcggcacgaattatcgaacgtcctaactgatctatatgggttagcgaTTTACGTGTTCAAATGCATTCCACGACACATGAAAAAAGAAAGACGTGCACGAGGAAAAAGTTTATGTCTAAAactttgactttgatttcattgaagatcaaaatAAGTTTACAAACCGGGCCGAAGCCCGACTACAAATATGACAAGCTGAAGGAAAAATAAAAACAGAAGACCGACTAGTCCtcagagtcggcctcctccactggatAACGACGGGGGACGGTCGGCGAACCCGCTCTGGCTTCAGCAGTCGGGGCCGCCTGATCTTTGGTAGCTCGCTCTGcgtcttcttcggcttccgccctggtggtgaggccttccgatgctgggtcggccatctcctccgcagttggggcctccgactctggcagaacaatgctgctgagatcaagctccgggTACAGACTTCGAACGGCTTTTCGAGCATCTTCATACCCGACCCGGTACGAAAGGAAGCCactctccagaagctcttctcggtactcttccgagtcacggaagtcttcgacggcccgacccatggcctccttcgccgactccgcttctgccctcgcgatgtctgcgtcggcctggacGATGGACAAATCTTCCTCGGCCTTAGCAAGATTTTCGagacttactcggagctgctcgcggtcagtctccagctccttggcgaagctgtcccgctcgtgccgaagctgacggacggtccgggacttcttcttcgcgtcgtcTCGGGTTGACTGCAGCTCCGACTCTGACGTCGCCAAGGCTCCCTTGAGTCAGGAGACCTCCTccgtaagtcgggagacctccccctcaagtcggccctcccgttcgaccgactgttgcagctggtcgaccaggatgATCTTGTCGGCTTCAACGAccgcgaccttgtctctccaggCCACGCGCATGTCGCCGAACTTTCGGTATCCAGCCTCTAGCTTGGATACGTTgtaaaccagctgcacaaaacaaaATCGACCGTCAGGAGACCGAGCTTACGGAAACCATGCTGAAAACAAAGGGAAGAGgaacttacccggatcatcatcgggtagaacgaagacagcatgtcgaagacacgctggttcttcatcgcctcgatgtcggcaggaaggaggagcgcctggcacagcctcctggccaagtcatggttggccaggcccgatgcaccttcggggagtgggaagtcggtcgatcctccaccgccggccgaccgtCCTTCATCGCCCGACACCATAGGGGCCTTCCCTCGGCCGGACACctaggccctgacgtcggaaatggacggcaggcttgagcccgaccgagtctcgaccgacggTGCGACAGTAGCGGGCGCGGGTTGCTCGGGCTCGTgcgcctcctcccgatcctcctctgccgGCTGAGCAGCCGGTGCGCCATCGACCGACCCATCGGCCGCCCTTCTTTCGGGCGAGGCGGCACCCTcacccgacggtccctcggatgggacttcgacgagcactgtcggtgAATAGTGCGATGACAGGCTCCGCCCCTGACCCAGTCAGTTCGCTGGGTGGAGCaacgtggggcctcttgggaggccgcgatggcccgaccccttgcgccggcctctttcgaacggcgtactgacgtacgtcggctgccgtcagtcttGATCTCGGCGGTATATCTGCAAACAACGACAGACGGTCAGcaccataaagaaaaaataaaaaaaagaaagagggcaagaaaaatgaaaaaccgacctaagcgagggaccgggctgaggCCGGTGTCGTACagggcttgctcggtgacgagctccctctgcttcagcaccgagatgtcctttagCCAGTGAAAGTCTTCCCGATCTTCGACtttcacccgactgttctcgttcggttcggggattcccccaacgggcAGGAAACCCTCAGGGAGCGGAAGAAGatgcgaagaagaactggttcttccatccatgaatggacgatggaagaccagtgatgaaagaaagccccttccgaggattgaagtaccaccaccctcgggctttagggtggggtcggaggacgaagaaagctcggaagagggagatccgaggatcagtcggcaaaagctgacacaaaagagcaaaactgactattaaccgaactgagttcggcgcgagttgtgccgggcacagcTCGTAATAGTCAAGAATATTTCGGACAAACTCCGGGATCGGGaagcgaaggccggcccggaggtcctcaacgtagaaggccacctgaccctcaggcgggctgttaacccgaccgtcggcaCTAGGGGCGAACAGTCGAAACTGTCCTgggatgcgatattgctcccggagctgatcgacgttcggccccgaaagtgaagagacctccacctctggggtcgaccgagtgtcgtcagtcggctctcccgaccgactgcctcatggagatgttctagccatggaCTGGAACAGAAGACaaggaaatgaagaagaaggcAGGGAGGGAGACGTTGAAGATGGGGAAGGCCCTTAGAAGAAAATCTGAAAGGAAGGAAGACGGAGTACCTGGAACAGGGGActacgcgggcagagtctcgacaacGAAATGAGGGGGGTAAAAAATTGAATATGGACGAtcctgtatatatagtaccccctgacggtcgagatgaaggcacgaccaacgaggaatCCCCAGATCTCGCCATGTGGCATCATCCTGGCAGTTCGTCGGggcgacggttcgacgcacccatcctcagatcgagccacgtcacctcaatCCGCTCCAACGGACCCATCCCAATGGCCGCATGCCACGTGGCACAGAGGTCGTGACGTTTCGTATCTccgaagggacggcgggaacGATGATTTCCCTTCtcgatgggacgagacgtctgacaccgacaggatgCCCGACATCGACATGACATCTGACGTCGACAGGACGTCTGACGCCGACGGGATACGATATCTGACACCGACGAGACGTTTGACACCGACTGAacatctgacgccagcgaatcgcccggcattcatgagacgcctgacatcatatCAACCCACGGTACGGTCAGAACTTGATACACAGAGGATCCACTTTTTTTCGCCCGACGCTACTGCCCAAATAAAGACATCGGCCAGCacgccgtccgactcaggagtggaggggggcaactgttggggaataccgaccgaccccgctcatgccgacttataatcgggcatacacgatcgaccgaccgaccgaccgaccgatcgatcatCGGGTGCCATTACCGACTGATCGTCGGGTGCCATTACCGACCGATCGATGGCTCTCTACCGatcgaggatatgtcggtcggacagaTCTTTTCCGTCCTCCcaaccgactgcaccagggggtccgatgtccgactcccacgacgtgcccgactgaccgtcggaggggttcGAATCTCCACctgacgcccctcagctggccaccgacctaaggtcggtcgactcctccaatcgccgtactactgccagagactgttagtcctgacaacagcatgcggcactgccgcctaggggcattgtcccgcctatggcattgtcaaccctagtgatttgacggcctcacgatgatttgacacctttacggtgactctgacagtctacagtgaattgacaattcttcaattatccacgccattaatgacggtgccatactacgctccactatatatatcggggaaggcaacagtgctagaggtcccttcgaaactcttgagcttgctccctctctctctttccctctctcattgagctccttgttttcttttcactgttgcctagtctcctctctgacttgaccgtcggagggtccccgccggagccgcctccggtcagtgcggatttttttttgcaggcactcgttcccgacgaccaggcgacgaggggattggccgcaacaggtcccATCTTTCCTATGGGTTCTGTAGTGGACCACTATAGTTTAACTGTGGTAATAGTCCCCATGGAAGGTGGCTCCGAGATCCAAGGTTGCTATGCTACCTTCTTACCGTATCAAAGTCTTAGGAGTTTGGGTGATACAGGAATCTCTTGCCTTCACTACTTCCAAATTTTTTAGGTCCACtgtccacttacactaaagctatATGCCTTCCAATCTATATGGAtagtttttctccaaaaaaaatcccTATAATCGATTGACTAAAATTCCTAAAACTTTTAGAAAAAAGATTTCTTGCTACCATCTCCAAACCACATTTGAAACTATAAAACCCAAGATATTTTGAACACCATATTATCAAATACAAGGAAATTATGAGCATGAAAAGACAAGAAATCCATGGCCCCATCAAGCACAAATAAGTTTAAACGGGAAATTTCAAAACCATACCTATTTGTCATTTTCTTTCTAAGGAATCTTTGAGTCGACGGATGGTGAGGAGTCCAGCTGGCAGTGGCGTAGCCAGGATTTTCATCCTGGaggtttaatatataaattaaaataaataaataaataaataaataaataaaaatttaataatattatattaagtgAAAGCAAATTCAAGTACATTAATATAGTTATCCTCgacgagtttttattttttaaaatctatccacGATGACATCATTAGGAATACCTCTAAATACATCTCTTTCTATATAAGTCACCATACAATCATTCATGAATTTATCTCCCATTCGGTTTCTCAAGTTATTCTTGATAAATTTCATTATAGAGAATGCTCTTTCCATAGTTGCTGTGGTGACTAGTAGAATCAATGCAAATTTCACATACAAATACACATGATGATAAGTCAAATGCTTCTTTGTCTCAACTAATTTCTTAGAAAACTCATCAAGTCCTTTTCAGCTCGAAAAATCTATCATCACAGTAGCTCACATCAACAATAAAATTCTGAAGTTTTATTTGAAGTTCCACCATACATTCTCCAAAATTATTCGGATACAATTTGGTCAATTTTAATATCATCTTCAAGTTAAAGTTGGAGAACTTATCAACTGAATTCAAACTAGCCACACTAAGAAGCAAATCAGTGTTTACCTCATTAAAGTGGCTGTTAAGCTCCTGAAGTTGCCAATTAATAACTTTGTATATATATGCTCTCTTGACTTTATCATAGTCATTTGGATGATAACTTAAAATTAGATCTCTTTCATCCGGATCAAACTCCAAAGTATTTAAATCAACTCCTCAACTTGGTCTTTGAAAGATTGTGATTGTAGTTGTAGTTGTGAAGTGTTGCCACTAGATGAATTTGCCAATTGattgccactatcttgaataagaGATAAATTTTGAGATGATGAACTAGATGGGGTAAATGCAGATGATAGTTTTTTGTAGTATTTcttcatttaaaaattaaaaaaaattaagactttattaatttttaacacAATACAAATaatacaaataaataaaaaatatataaaaatataaagtataTCTCAAAATTCAACTTCACAATCATAAATTACTATTGGCATTAATCAATCCAATATTTACCATCACAACAATAACAACTAATAATTAGGCTAGCAACATTCCAAATGCAATTCAATATTCAATTAATCACCAATTTACCATTCAATTAAACCAAGAAGAAAGAGAGTGAGAAATTTATAATTATCTCAAAACGTAAAATTAGAATAACTAGTTGAAGTTGAACTCTAATTGAAATGAACAAAGatctataaattaaaatataaatattttaaaaatttaaattgcaaaaaaaaaaagaacaaatctTTACGATCTGAAGATGAACAGTCGCTGTTTCGCGGACGTACAACTgcgaaaggaaaaaaagagatcGTGGATATACAGCTCAGAAAGAGAAACATCTAGAAAGAGGGGGTTGCAGGCATGGGATTAAAGGCTAAAAAGAGGGGGCTGCCGCTGGGCTCcacaaaaaattttgaagttagTTACGTATTAAACTACAGAGGCTTGGGTAAGTATTATAATTTGCACCAAAATTGGGGGTTCAATTAAACCTCCAACTCTAAATGTTGTTCTGCCCACTTACGTTTAATACCCATAGGGCCTTGGGAGTTGGGTGGGTGTTGTAATTTGCACCAAAAGTTGGGGGTTCAATTGAACCCTAACTCTAAACATGACTCCTGCCAGCAGGTGAGGCTCTCGAAGATGGAATTCAAGTAAAGAAGCTCCATTGATTAGGACAAGGAAGGACAACGAAATCAAAAGGGTTAGAGGGCTCCAACACTTTAATTTTTTCCTAAAACAATCAGTCCGATCATTAACCACCCCAAATGAACAGAGGATATTTTGATTATTAAGtctttttaattaatattattaagtCAGAAATAGACAAATAGACCTCTTTGCAATAAGTTTAAAGTTTTGGGGTTAGTTtgtaactttttaaatttttgtgatcAAAGTACAAAAGGAGGAAAGTTTAAGGgtatctctataatttttttctttaattaatcCTTACTATGCCCCTTCTTCTTCACCAagatttcaagattttttttttttaattgatatgGGCTCCTTACAAGGCCCTGGAATAGATACACCCATAGGCATTCAATATTATTAAGTCATGCAGGTGTTGAGGcagctcaaaaaaataaaaaataaaaaaaatgcctACAATGCTCTATCTGTATGCTCCATCACAAAAGATGTCACAAAATCAGCCACACTGTTGCCCTCTTTATAGATGTGTTGAACAAAACAAttttttttcctaccaaaaaaatatctaaGTTGTAGTATTTGCTATAATGGGACCTCAGGTTTTCTCACCTATCAAAGGCCTGTTCGAGTTCATAGTCCTCATGAAATCATTGACATTAGTTCTCTTACATAGAGGCTCTTGACCCCGTTCTCGAAGATACTTTTGTTCCTAGCCATCCAAATATAATAAGCAACATAGCATAAAGCAAACATCCTCCCTCGAGCCACAAAGCAAGAACTTTTAAATACACATTAAGAGATTAAAGATGAAAGCATCATGGCATATCAGAAACCTTTTAAATGCTTATCAAAATGATGGCTTAACAACTTAAAATGATGGCTTAACAAAGTCCACGCATAGAAGTACTCTAATATTTGCAATTCTTGGTCGCACCAAACACCCTTTATGTGACAACGAGCTTAGAAAGATTACGCACTGCATGCCACTTGCTATTAGAAAGATTCAACAAGCGTTGAATCCGGATCTCTACGTCCCCCTGCCACTTGTCCTCAGCACCGTTCATGCACCCCCaagtcctcctcctcccccttctcctcctccccaTTCTCCCCCCACCCCGAGTACACGTCGAGAAAATATAGCATTAAGACCAAGCCCAAGCAGCTAACCAGCATCGGCACAGGCCCAAAGATCCAGAGAAACATGGGGAAGGAGAAGTAGAAGGCTCTGAGGCCAAGAGACCAGAAATAGCTCCCCCGGTTCAGAGCCCCGGCGACGTACTCCGCCGCGAGGGGCGGCGCCGCCCGCTGGCTCCTCGCCGGCACGTTGATGAGAAGGCCGGCATGGCTGTAGTATCGGATCGACTGCACGTTGAGAAGGAAAGCCAGCAGGAAGCAGATCAGAATGGAGAAGAATTTGATTGAGAGCACGAGATCGCTTGTGTCGCCCAGCACGAAATCCTTCCCCCGGAGGCCGCGGTAGCCGCCGTTGCTGTTCGTCATCAGCACTGCCATTAACGAACACAGCGTGATCGCCATCGACGCCAGGAGTGTGGACGC encodes:
- the LOC105059497 gene encoding uncharacterized protein — its product is MRKEELDLVLVPVGLTVMVSYHLWLLYRVIKHPTTTVIGINAINRRIWVHTMMEDPLKNGVLAVQTLRNNIMASTLLASMAITLCSLMAVLMTNSNGGYRGLRGKDFVLGDTSDLVLSIKFFSILICFLLAFLLNVQSIRYYSHAGLLINVPARSQRAAPPLAAEYVAGALNRGSYFWSLGLRAFYFSFPMFLWIFGPVPMLVSCLGLVLMLYFLDVYSGWGENGEEEKGEEEDLGVHERC